Genomic segment of Salvia hispanica cultivar TCC Black 2014 chromosome 2, UniMelb_Shisp_WGS_1.0, whole genome shotgun sequence:
TTTCCCTTGTGCCCTATTTACCgcaactttattctctttaagAACTAGGgctttttttgtgtgtgtatgtgtgttaCTTgaatagaatttaattaagagaGTGAACAATTATATTTGGAATGAGAATGCCTTAATGAtctcttgattttgttgtggAAGGGCTAGGAAAATTTGTGAGAAACCGAGTCTCGGCCGTTTAGGCTGCAGGTAGAGGCCCAATCAAAACAATGGGCCAGCCAAAACCCAAACCCAAAATATTGGATAGGCCAATTTATATCAATTAAAACACTTTGGATCTCGATTACATATAGACAATCACACTTTAACAACTGAAATAATTCTATACCGAAACATCAacaatatagaaaattaatcCTCAGCTTATAATGTTCAAATGACAAATTCATGCCATAGAATAATTATATGTGATGAAGTACAAAATAAGTATACATACAGGGATGAGGAGTTAtaattgttaactcatcatttaattgctaattataattaatttaagattataaGATTTCAGAAAacttgtggtctacaatttgtcacgtgtaattttcattttttattaattaaataaataaaaatataaaaaaattaccaaatttgggttttggatgaaaatgtcaatatagtatttcgaaaatatcaacacaatgctttgagaatgttagcacattgcttatattgacattctacgtgtattatattgacatattttatatactatgttgacatttctggtgtacgaaaaaattaaaaaattttaaattttttttcaacttttgacgtcggaacatatgcaagtgagatctcgttagaatccttatgaaattatctttaatttgatatatgttgtgcaaaaaaataatttaaatcgagaaagttatatGTGCTTTAAAGTTATGAGATatatttcaaaagttagttacaactaatttgttgtaaatcgaccttaatacccttattgacgttttttgttgatcgtattgacatttcagaCTTGATGATTatgcccttaatttgaatatctatattatttagttgtagttagcaattaagtattgagttagcaatataacactctccTATATGAATGTACAGTATTAGTAATACAACTTAACATTACATTCATATAATACTAACAATAGTTTCTAAGTTTGAAAAACTTCTTTGTAAACAACATTAATATTATGATCACCAGtgttattattctcattattactccctccgtctgcgaatagaagtcccgttttttcattttggtccgtctgcgaataagagtcccggttcataaaaaggccccacattccaccaactcattccactcacatatcatttaaaactaatacatataagtgggacccctattccactaactttattccactcacttttcttaacatttattaaaacccgtgccggaatggaatgggactcctattcggacgaagggagtataaattaaaatcttcaATCTTTTTCGACGCGTGACTCTTGATAACACAATATACACATGAATGGTTAtctattttgtgattttgttcTAGAACAATTAGCTCTCATACTTTGTGTCCTTTTGTGTCCTTAATTTATCGATTTGATCCATTTTTACATGATTATTTTCAGATAGACATAAAAAATCAGCGGATAACTATTtttcaacttaaattttacaACCTGATGATAAAGAAATTACAACTAAAATATCCAGAAATTAGAAAGCCATTGGTCTTGTTCTTGTAGTTTTCGCAAGATTGACAAGCACTTGGACAACCTCCTCAATCTCTTGGTCCCCTTCCCCTTTCACTTGGAGCTTCTCCCTCATGGACACAGCACTCCTCCTCACGCCCTCATCAGCCACCACGCTGCGTATGACCGCGGCCACCGCCTCCCTTTCAAGCATCCCACGGTCGTTCCTGACCACCTCCACACCCACACCAATTTGCTCCACCAACCTAGCATTGAGCGGTTGGTCTAGATGCATAGGCATGCACTGGCGGAGGCAATTCAAAACAAGGGGGACAGTGGttcccccaaatttttttctttttcactacaattattatatatataattttattagtaatgtattttataaaatttctaaaagatAGCTATGAATATTGAAGGAAGAATCAAACTTGCAGGTTTTTAtcctttcaatttttcaagCATGGATTTGAGGTCTCTTGATTGTCAACTTGATATATTCATGGAGGATATGAGAAGAGATAATGGCTCTCAGAATTTGCACGATCTTAGTTCTTTTTCAGTGAAGCTTGTTGAAACAAAAAGGGATGTGACTTACTCCTTGTCTTTTTGCTTAtcaagttgattttgattcttCTAGTTGCTACCGCAAGTgcagagagagtattttctGGAATGACGTTTGTCAGAATAAGTTGCGAAATAGAATTGGTGATCAACCCGATGATTGTTTGGTGACTTacattgagaaaaaaatgtttctgCAAGTCTCTGATGATGATATAGCCATCGCTTTGAGGAAATGAAGACtcgtagaaaaataaattagatgtTATGTAtagtttttggtttattttattttaaaatacacgagttaaaaattgaataatatttcaaatattattttaccactattttctatttttttagtgttatgtaattatttatcatacgACTCGTACTCCCAAATAATAAATCCTGGATCCGCTTATGGTAGGCCAAAcccaaaccaaaaatattgGATCGAGCCGATCCAAAGTTCCAAACCCACTGCTTTGCCATTATAACTTAGGCCTTTCAACATAGTTGTTTGAggcttaaaataaataatcattttggacaataaaatataaatggtaTCCATATCATACGAGTATTacttttatgaatttaatctATTACTCATATTTATAAGACTTTTTAAGATTTAGTATCTATTTTTTCTGTTACTCCTGTCTTCTCATGTGTTAATATTCAATTCCAATAAACAATGGAAAGATTATAGTATAACGGaaagatttaaaaatgaaagataagAGGAATTAAAAGGGTCTATACATATTCCattgattttgtttgaaattctTCCAAGCGCTCCAGTTGTTCGATGCAATGTCACAcgccaaaaattaaaattatatggtGGTGGATTGGAGGAATAAATGATGatctcaaattcaatttcttgTGGGTGTGGGAATACATTTcagtataaatattataaacattttGAGATTGGCGTTAACATAAATTTTGTTCATTTGTTACACAAACTAAGGTTACTAACACACTTACTAAATTTGAATGGGCAGGTAAATACAAAGTAGGAGTACTACAAAGAAGAGAGTATAAGTTCCTCAAAagcacaaaaagaaaaaaaataataataaaaaaattaaaagaaaaaggaaaaagagaagATGCCAATTCTTCAAATTactttgaataaaatatttattattgcttttaaatataaaaactatcCCAACAACTAGTTTGACTCAGCTCAGAGTTATTTCCTCAATGTTTGAATGATCTGAGTATTAAAAAGCAGACGACAAtgacaaaagaaaaaggagattCTTTGAGTAATTTAGTGATATATTCTTTGCCAACATTACAAGtttgtattattatattgtccggctaatttgaaaaaatcaaagcaCCAAAATCCCCCCAAGATTTGTCATTATATAAGAACTTGTCAATTGCATACTAACACACACAATGAATAAACATTCCAAATtgaattgagagaaaaaatgagtgagattgatgatgaggaggaggagattTGCAGTTATGTTATGCATCTCGAGCGCGCCTTCAACAAGTCGCCTCGCACGACTAGGTACGTATATATATGTCTTATTTCTATGTTACGAATATAGCATGTAGTACTTGTCTTTGTTGTGTAGCTAATAGCCCGAGTCACTATTTTCATGCAATTTAAGAGAATTTTTGTTAGTTAAAGATCCATTTTGTTTGtgagaaagaaaatacaatAACGATGTATGTTTTCAACAGAGTAAATGGGTGGAATGAGAAAGACATGTTCTGGCTTCCAACAAATGAGGTGGTTGAGGAACTAAATAGAGCCGTCGTGATGATGGAAATAATTTCCTTCAACACGCAGCTCACCCACAACAACCCCTTGGAGTCAACCACCAGCCGCGGATGGGACCAGCGCCACCAGAGGCAGCTGTGTTTGGCCTGCGACAGGCCAGTCGCAACCATCCTGGTGAATTTCACGTGGTCACCTGCGGAAGGGAAATGCATCCCAGGAGCTGGATGTATCACTGTCGCATCTGCGATCTATACTTCCACCTAAAATCCCAGGAGCTGGATGTATCATTGTCGCGAATGCGGTCTATATATACTTCCATCCAAGATCCCAGGAGATGGATGTATCATTGTCGCCAATGCGATCTATGCTTCCATAGGAAGGCAAGTATAGAAACATCAAATTGGGGAAGAATGTTTGAATTCCGCACACTCTCACCTATCAACTTCTCACCACAAAACGGGTGTTGCGACGTTTGTGCTCGGGAATCATGCAACTTCTTCATTTGTCTCGACAATTGCCCAAGAAATGGTCAAATATAGGGCTGAGCAAAATATCCGTGCTCTAAATAATTGAACAATGTATGTCATCAAGAATCATGCAACTTCTTCATTTGTTTCGACAATTACCCTAAAAATGGTCAAATATAGGGGTGAGCAGAATATCCGTGTTCTAAATAATTGAACAATCTATGTCGTCAAGAATCATGCAACTTACAATTGCCCTTAAAATGGCCAAATATAGGTGTGAGAGGAATATTCCTACTccaaataattgaagagaacTAAATCACAAGTATTAATTGGTTCGTATTTTTTCGGATTTTCAGATTTgatcaatttattttccttcaaattttggatttttggttCGATTGGCATtggttttcttatttttttggattttcagattggaatatattttaaattcaataaaggAAATCTATTATTTCTGTATTTTTCATTAAGAATATAATGCATGTATACAGTTTACTTACTTAGCCaattttatggatttaattattttatttctctgatcactaaaaattctaaaatttggGAATTCATGATAAATCGATGGGAAGTATAGGCCCGCTATAAAGTAGACCTTTCGGGTTGCCCACTAAGtctatatacaaaatattggACAGGGCCAATCCAAGCCCAAACCAACTTCAAAATAATGTCatgcaataaaaaatcaacCATATTgtaatatacaaaaaatattgttttatacACATAAAAACATTCTCATAATAAAGCAGTTCTAAACATAATAAAGTGTAACCATTTGAAAGGAATTGTGGTATTCATTGAAAATCAATCAGTCATGATTTATGGAGtaaaacatacaaaaaagAAGCACCTTCCCTAGATgacatatagtactagtaatattgTTAACAACTGTATGTGATATGCCACAATTATAACACAGCATGATTAAGCAACCCAAAAAATGAttgcaattatttaaatagtaaTGAGTCATTAGAGGATTTAATCAATCGTTAACCAACATAAATACTTAAATCATATAGATGATATTGtaatctaataaaataaatgaaccAGCTTAAGATTGAACTACAAAACTGGTAcccaaaaaatagaattcgCATCTTTTTAGTACTCAACATttacaaaatacaattttCAGTTAAAAAGTTccataaatctcaaattcaCTATTCCACCCTTTAGCTCTTGAGGGTATATTTGTCTATTTACTTTGATTTGAGAACCAAACTTATGATTTTTGAATGTATGGAAACGAAGAAATTTTTTGAGataaattatctaaaaattaattatgaaaatgaagaaatttttttaaatgtgaacCAAAACATACttttaagattaaaaataaaccttattttttaggtattaattttatagttcactctaatagtaattatgaaaatgaagaaatttcGTTTTAAATGTGAACCAAAACATACTTTCAAGACcaatgaaaatgaagaaatttctttttaaatgtGAACCAATACATACATTCAAGACCAAAAGTTATTGCACTTATGTGTAGGACCAAACTTGCTTTGAGGAACGATAGATGTCTAATTTTTGACTTTAGTAACAGTCGTGTGACAATTGACACTGTCTTCCATAAACAATTGACAAtagatgaaattttaatttcaatttcctCCAAATCATCGCCTCACAATAGAAGCAACTaccataaaacaaaacaaagataTTAATGCAAATAACGAAAGCAAATTTCGACTCCTGTGTATTTGACGACATTTTTGTGAACCACATACGTGGCAATATACGGTCCCACACCTGCATGACACATTGACACAGGagtttaatattataatagtatatataatgtgATACTCCTATAGTACTACTTGTctacttatatatttttattatacaaatgTGTATTCTTACAGGTTCTAATTGACAtctaaataaatcataaatggaaataggATAGTTCACAAGTAGtgtaattaatagtactatataggTTCTACGCGTGGgagtaatcaattgctaacccatcatttaattgctaactataattaatttaaggtcatagaattttagaaaacgtgtggtctgtaatttgccacgtgtaatttttatttttattaataaaataaaaaaagattaaaaaaaactctaaattagggttttgaatgaaaatgtcaatatagtatttcgaaaatatcaacacaatgctttgagaatgtcaacacaatgctttaaaaatgttaacccattgcttatattgacattctacatgtattatattgacatattttatatagtatgttgacatttttaactgtacgaaaatattaaaaaaatttgattttttttcaaattttgacgtcggaacatatggatgtaggatatcgttggaatccttatgaaattatctttaatttgatatatgttatatgaatttaaagttttgagatttcttttaaaagttagttataactaaacatgtagttaattgacatcaatacccctattgatattttttagaattaatcctatagccttattgacgtttttcgttgatcgtattgacatttagggattgATAATCcaagcccttaatttgaatatttaatgagtattatttagtggtagttagcaattaagttaagagttagcaatataacattCTCTGGTTTTACATACTGtaagattttttaatttaaggaacagttagtaaattaaatcataattattagTTGATTTCCGGTATTTCATggaataaaaaacataaattatcaTTTTGCTGCAATTGtcctaaaatggtaaaaaattgaaaataaaacgaTGATAATTTATTAACAAGGTATGATTTTGTGTCACgtcaatttttcaaattttgattattgtgggacaattacataaaattgaaaatttctaattttatattccagTTTAAAAATTTACTTGACAAACCAAAACTCAAGGAAAATTTGTGAATGTAATTACAATTATtccttaatttaattgaagataCAATTGAAGTGATAACAGTAACAtggtgaattaaataaaacacatatagtAATGAAAAGAACCTGCATATAACGTACTGGCAACCACCACGACGTTCTATTGATTGGCCACAGTTAGGGCATCTTGTCCACTGCATTTTCTAAAGCAAAACACCGAATTGAACGTCATTTTTCATCCCTTTCTTGGGAGGTCTCACTGCATCTAAACCCGACGTGCCATGGAACCCTACACGCATAGCAAACGAGCATCTTGCATGCGGGACAAACACATTTGGTGGTCGCCTCGTCGCACTCATTGAGGATCAGCTCAGAGCAGTTTCGGTTAGGGCAATAGCAGCTTGTGTAAGCTGAAACAGATGATCGGCATAGACAATCACACCACTTAACAAAGAGCAAGGATAGGATTATCGGCCGGCATTCCATAGGAGTTAGGGTTTTTGATTGGATGTGGCTGCTTATGCACTATACAATCACAAAGTGTGACATGAAATTAACATTGGTCTTTAATATCACCATCTATTCACTAGTCGATCTTAAACTGTACAAAAACAATCTACTTAGTGAAAAGAAActagtaaaatataacaatgaAAGCCtaatcatataattttagTGTACAGTTTTACAGATTGAAAGCTctcaatgaaagcaccaattgtTAAAAGATGATTTCTCTTAACAAGATTCCGGCGTCGCAGAGGCGATCGTCGGAGGGATAAAAGGTAGTCGCGGAAGCTTTGCCCGTCGGTCAAACCAAGATCAACACCGAATTGAAATAAACATCAAAATAAGATAAAGGTAATTGTATTTCTTGATTAAATAATGAGAATAACAatagccctatttataatagggATACTAACTTAATGAGCcaaacaaaagatatgaaaaagatATGCAATCCCTAAATAAtgcaactaaataataatgcaAGATATGTGGAATAATAAACGTATCAGAAAgcaaacttaaaaaaaagtagaaaaattaataatgtgagAAGAACATGATGCAATCATACGACGTACCGTgaaacaaattttgtgaaCACAATTGGTATCGTGGCTTAATTTCTGGCTCAACATTGATGGTTCTatagttattaattatgattccCACCTTTATcggatattaaataattaatacttgaATTATAAATGCTATATGTATTGATTATCATGCCCAATtatcaaataatcaaattagtCTATAACTTATAAGTATTTCAGAATGAGGAcgaaacttataaatatttcaaaaaaaggccaaaactcgccttttatatatgcataGATTACTTCGGGATAACCAAAGTTTAGTTCATTATGAGTACAAATCGCATATACACtacaaacatgaaaaaaaattgttttacttcattagTTTTAAGCTCATGGATCAATTGCATATACACTACAATAGAGTGCCTCTTTGATGTTGTAGATAATCCAGAATTGATCCAATACTAGCTTCTTCATTATTGGTCGATGAAGATCCATCTTCAACCACAGAATTTGTCGGTGTCGTTCCTACACCATCGAGCTGCTGATGAATTTCACGTGTGGAATTCTCCATGGATGACAATTGAAGTAGATCGTTAATTGAAGGAATTGCGAAAACTGAGGCATATCGATCGAGAATTTGATGCAGCAATTGCAAAACACACGATTGTTTGACGATGCAGCAATTGAAGGAATTTGATCGCGATTGTTCGACGATGCAGAAATTGCAAAACAATCGTGAATTGAGGAAGCAAAACACGATGGAGGTAGAACGTGAATTGAAGGAATTGCAGATTGAGGCTGATCGCGATTGAGGTAGATCGTGGAGATCGATGCAGATTGAAGAAGATGTTGGTGCAGATTGAAGAATATGTTGATGCAGATTATACAGCTCACGTAAATTGcgagaaaattgaagaaaattgagtaAAAGTTGATGAAGATTGCGTGAAGATTGAGTGAAGATTGTATGAAGATCGCAGAATTGAGAAAGAAAGCGATTCACGTATTGTTGAAGATTAATAAACTGCTTTCTGAAAATATCCCTTAGcttgtttttattgaataaaaaattaaattaattgtaaattaatcataaccacaAGATTTATAAAATGGAGAGCCCTAGTTTGGTCTCTTCGgagcctttaagcctattctttggaagccaaaataatggggacaattccttgggttagttagtttttgctatcttattttgtaaaggaattggagagataaggagaaaagtataaataatagtgtgcttaatataaagaaagtacaagttgtgaaattgagaaaaattccaaatatgtgcttgatcttagaaaaaaaagggatgtgtaagaaagaaaaagaaaaagaaaaaaaaaaggagaaaaaaatgtgtgaaaggttgtgaaaagaaaagaaaatcaaaggattggaaagtgagttgaaggagaaataaataaagtgttaaaagtgtctTGGGTTTAGAAAAACGGAGTTATctttactctacttgggatatttttcgagaagccctagatttgcgcccagatttaccatattttggagatcttttccttttacaacaaggattggctttcccctataaataagacctcaagcttcataaaaaaagagagaacttctacttgcaaaatacttcatagagatcaagacctagagtacttcattggtgcaaggagttggagaaggatttcaagaacatcaagaacgacaaggattcaacccacgggttttatttgctttagttttatgttcaaattgtcttcccttcaatctatgtttttagcttattcaattatgtgtaactaaactcataggattctagggatgtgttagtaacgactttggttatacaaattcctttttctatctaatatccgttttgtttttactttgtttcttccctaagtagttttgatgatgcatgattgagtgacacaatcgtgtatgatttaatataagttgctcataactgtgacagagttctagcgagttagattcacttagtagacactacagttagcttcccttaaaacggcactgttaattgagagtgaggacttttcaagggtcttaggagctttttggagttacgtgttaggattgacaaccctaatcttgtaatcaacatttgtatcgcatgagcataagctaggtgactcgtcctttcaaagtataaactgtgttagggtattgtagttggaattttgtataaccataaccgtgaacacacatcccgggattcccttatctctatcgtcttttctgtgttttattcgcttttagttggtctatgctttctattgtttttagtttttcaaaagttttcaaaatccaattgtttttccaatagtatttgagtcttagtagaggatagacactttgtgttcgtcttccccgtgttcgatatccggtactaacctttagctatactaaatatactttgtatacttgcaggtttatttagtgctaataaaaagtgcatcaggGTGATACCACCCTTAAGTAAATAACAACTACCAATTATATGTCATATGATTTTGAAATCGTGTGATTCTAATTTAGTTAGACGGATGGCAATACAGTTTGGGAGAAATATCTAAAGAGGGTAATAGTGTCACAAGTTAAAAGATcgtccatttttatttttggtaggCAACGAGATTTCTGGAAATTAAAGATCCTGCgtaatctctctctcccccaATTTTCCGATCAATTATGCTTCTTATTCTAGGAATGAATTCACACTCTCTCCCTCAACTATTGAAGCAGTCGAAACTTAGTGTTGAAGCAAACAGATTTAATCTCTCTCCGTCAAAAATTTTCATCGAACAACAATGTCCCGGTTGAAGAGAACGGCTGCAAACCATGTTGGGGAATCATCTGGAGGTGATTTAATGTCAATGTTTTCTGTTCTTCGTTCTTAATTTGGTGTTTTCAGTAGATTG
This window contains:
- the LOC125207744 gene encoding uncharacterized protein LOC125207744, whose product is MSEIDDEEEEICSYVMHLERAFNKSPRTTRVNGWNEKDMFWLPTNEVVEELNRAVVMMEIISFNTQLTHNNPLESTTSRGWDQRHQRQLCLACDRPVATILVNFTWSPAEGKCIPGAGCITVASAIYTST